The following nucleotide sequence is from Deltaproteobacteria bacterium.
CCATATCCAACATCGATGACGACGCGGCAGAAAGGATCATTGGCTGGACCGCTTTCAGCGACCCGTTTGTTCCCGGCTTCGAGGGCTCCAATTTCTCCATCGGTTCCTATTTCATCTTTTCCCTGCGTATCGACAAAAAAACGATTCCGGCTAAAGTCGTTCAGAAATATTTCGCCATCGAACTGTCTAAAAAGCTGAAGGCCACCGGGCGTGAATTTTTGTCCAGGAATGAAAAAAAGATGCTCAAGGAACACGTTATCAACCTTTTGGCATTGCGGATTCCGGCTACCCCGAACATATACAACCTGCTCTGGGACCATGAAGGCAAAAGCCTCTGGTTCTTCACCAACCTGAAAAATCCCTGCGAAGAACTGGAAACCCTTTTTTTGAGCTCTTTTCACCTGAAGCTGATTCGACTTTTCC
It contains:
- a CDS encoding recombination-associated protein RdgC — translated: MGFLSPTTSLTRYRVEGKLDDPVMDNICRGLTGNAISNIDDDAAERIIGWTAFSDPFVPGFEGSNFSIGSYFIFSLRIDKKTIPAKVVQKYFAIELSKKLKATGREFLSRNEKKMLKEHVINLLALRIPATPNIYNLLWDHEGKSLWFFTNLKNPCEELETLFLSSFHLKLIRLFPYTMVEFHGGLSGNEYDAFTKLTPKRLTE